The segment GCGCAAACCGCAAGCCCTGTGGAGTTCGATCTACCGCGACAGCCTGTTCCCGCGGACCGAATACGCTGCAGCCTGGCAGGTGCTGCAGCGCGATCTGCCCCGCCGCGACGCCTGCCGCCGCATGGTCGACCTGCTGTTCATCGCCCACGACCGGGCCTGCGAGGCGGAACTGGCACATCTGCTGGCAGCAGAATTGGACGCGGGCCGGGTGCCCGATCCCGGACCTCTGGCATCCTGCCTGAACCCGCGGCAAACGGCGCTGCCGAGAGATGTTGCCGTCGCCCATCCCTCGCTCGACAGCTTCGATGCCCTTCTGGGAGCCTGCGCATGACCTCCCGCGAGATCGACATCCACACGCTGCCCGGCATGCTGACCGCGCTGCGCCTGCCCAGCTTCCACAAGCTTTGGGCCGACATCGCCACCCGTGCCGACACCGAAGGCTGGCCCGCTGCCCGCTTTCTGGCTGTCCTCGCGGAATACGAACTGGCCGAGCGCGACATGCGCCGCATTCAGCGCCACATGAACGAGGCACAGCTACCGGCTGGCAAGACGCTGGCGACCTTCGACTTCAAGGCGCTGCCAACCCTGCCGCGCGCCCGGATCGAGGCCTTGGCGGCCGGCGACTGGCTGGAGGGTGGCGGCAATCTGATCGCCATCGGCAATTCCGGCACGGGCAAGACGCACATTCTCTGCGCGATAGGCCATGCCCTGATCGAGCGGGGACACCGCGTGTTCTATACCCGCACCAGCGATCTGGTGCAGCGACTTCAGGCCGCCCGCCGCGATCTGGTGCTCGAAGCCGCGCTCGCCAAGCTCGACAAGTTCGACCTGATCATCCTCGACGACATCACCTACGCCCACAAGGATCAGGCCGAAACCGGCGTGCTCTTCGAACTGATCGCCCGGCGCTACGAATACCGCAGCATCGCCATCGCCGCCAACCAGCCCTTCAGCGGCTGGGACCAGATCTTCCCGGACAAGGCGATGACCGTCGCCGCCATCGACCGGCTGGTTCATCACGCAGCGATCCTGGAGATGAATGCCGAAAGCTTCCGCCAGCGCGCGGCCGCCTCCAACAAAGAGGCGCTGAGCAGACCGCCAACGACAACCATCGCCGACAACAAGGACAAAGGAGAAGGCTGAGCGAAAAACAATTCCAGATACGCCAACCCAGCGGCCTAAAACCGGCCAACGTGGTTGACGGTCACGGACATGCTGGTTGACGCGCTACACCAGGAATCAATGAATCTGGATCATACCATTATCTATTCACTCCGCAGGCATTTGGTGCGCAGTATCCTGCGATTCGGCGAGACACGGCGGGATCTGACGGAAAACTGATCTTGCCGGGGAATTGACGATGAAGACCAACACGGAAAGCTTCTCGACCAGGATAATCGCGACCATCCTGATCACCACAGCGGCAGTAACGCTAGCCGTCGCCCTGCTTGCACTTCAGGCAACGCGCGAGGTGGATGCGGATGCGATCGAACGACAGAAAACCTTCGTGGCGCGCGGCCTGAAGACGGAACTCGACCGGATCCCGGGCGAACAGCAAGCCTCGACGATCTGGGACGAGGCCGTTCGCAGGGTGCGCGCCGACGACCAGGACTGGATGGACGGCAACATCGGCATCTGGATGCACGACTTCTACGGTCACGACCTGACCTACGTTCTGGCACCGGACGGACGGCCGATCCATGGCGCAAGCGCCGGCAGGCGGATGGCACCCGAGGTCGCGGCGCAGATGGCACAGCCGCTGGCCGATCTTGCCCGCCAGACGCGGATGCAGATGGCCAGCGCGCAGCGCAATGCCGAAGATCCCGGCGAAGCCGTGCTTGGCCTTTCGACCACCGCGGTGTTGAGCCTCGGCAAACAGGCGGTCCTTGCCTCCGTCACGCCAATTGTGCCCGACACGCCGGCCGTGACGCAAACCGCAGGAAGCGAGTATCTCCATGTCGCCGTGCAGTATGTGGACGACGCTCTCGCCGCCCGGATCGGGGAAAGCTTCAGCCTTGACGATGCAGCCGTCATCACGTCGGAACCGGGCGCGGCGCTGGCAAGCTACCCTGTAGCCGATGCGGCGGGCAATCCCGTCGCAATGTTTGCCTGGACCCCGGACCGGCCTGGCCTGCGGCTGGCCCGGGAAATGGCACCGGTGTTGACCTTCTTCGGGCTGTTCTGCCTGTTTGTGCTGGTCAGCCTGATTGTGCGGCTGCGGAAGTCCTCGCGCCATCTTCAGGAAAGCGAGGCGGAAGCGCGGTATCTGGCGAACCATGACTCGCTGGCGGGCCTGCCGAACCGGATGCATTTCGAAGACCGGCTTGAGCAGGCACTGGAAGCAGAACAGGTCGGGGGGCCCACGGTGACGCTCCTCAGCGTGGATCTCGACCACTTCAAGATGGTGAACGATACCATGGGCCATGCCGCCGGCGACGAGTTGATCCGTCAGGTGTCAACGCGGATGCTCGCCCATGTCCGCGAGGCCGATACCGTTGCCCGGCTTGGCGGCGACGAATTCGGCATCGTGCTGGTGGGCATGGGCGGGGGTGAAGCGCTGCTCTCGTTCTGCGCGGGCCTGGTCCACATTCTCTCGCTGCCGTACCAGCTGGAGGCGGGACAGGCGCATGTTTCGGCCAGCATCGGCGTGGCGGCGGGCAAGGAGGTTCGCGGCGGGATCGAGGCGGTCCAGCGATCGGCCGATGCCGCGCTTTATCGCGCCAAGGCCGATGGCCGCGGCCGCTACTGCATCTTCACGGAACAGATGGACGACGTGCTGCGCCGTCGGCACGATATCGAAAGGAACCTGCGGGCGGCCCTTCTGTCGGGTGACCAACTCGACGTGGCATTCCAGCCGATCTTCAACGTGGATGGCACGCTCTTCGGCGCCGAGGCGCTGGCACGCTGGCCGGGGGCCCCCGGCGGCCCCCTGTCGCCGGACCTCTTCATAGCCGTCGCCGAGGACTGCGGCCTGATCCAGCAGCTTGGCCTCTGGGTTCTGAAAGAGGCCTGCGCTTTCGCTTCCACCTCCGGGCTCCCGAGGGTCTCCGTAAACGTGTCGTCGGTCCAGCTCCGCTCGGCTGATTTCGCCGCCGAGGTGCTGCAGGTGCTGTCGGAGGCCGGGCTGCCGGCAGCCCGGCTCGAACTTGAACTGACAGAGCGCTCTGCCCTCGATTCCGGTGCCACAACGCACCGGAACCTGAAGGAACTCAAGGTCGCCGGGGTCTCGGTCGCGCTGGACGACTTCGCAACCGGCAAGTCGCTTTTGCAATACGTGCGCGACTTCGACATCGACGTGATCAAGATCGACCATTCCTTCGTCAGTCGGCTGGGTTCCGTCGACGGCACTGACCAGGTGGTGCGTGCGCTCGTCGATCTTGGCCATGCCATGGGGCTCCAGATCGTTGCGGAAGGTGTCGAGACCGAGCAGCAGCGCGAACTGCTCATCGCGATGGGCTGCCATATCTTCCAGGGTTATCTTCTGGGTCGGCCGATGAGCCGGACCGCCTTCACCGCGTTTCGCCCGACCGGGGGAATACCGCGCCTGACCGCGTGACGGTCAGGCTGCATCGGGCACGCCACGCTCACGAATGACGGCACACGATGCCGATCGACCGCTTTATTTCGGGGCAAGGCAGGACAGTTTCCATTGCTGCCGGGGTCCTGGTCCTGTTCGAGGTCATGGGGCGCATCAGGATGTCCGGGCCGGATGCCTGCAGGCAGCGCGGTTCCCGGACCGCACTTCGTCCTGCTGGATGGGCGCATGTAACGAACGTGCGCGTTTCTCCGTAGAGAGGTGCATGGTGTTCACGTTTGACCGAGAGAATGATCGAGATGGATTTTGTTTTTGGCTATGCGGCCGGACTTCTCACCTTGATCAACCCCTGCGTCCTGCCCGTCTTGCCGATCGTGTTGGCCTCTGCCCTTCAGGCCGACCGGCGTGGACCGATATACCTCTGCGCGGGCATGTCTTGCAGCTTCGTGGTGCTTGGTATGGGGTTGGCACAGATCGGGCCGGCCCTGGGTGTGTTCCCCGAAACGGTCGAGCGTGTGGCCGCCCTCGCGATGATGGGATTCGGGCTGGTGCTGTTGATGCCCGTGTTGAATGCGCGCTTCGCAACGGCAACCGCGGGGCTGGCCAACAGCGCCGACGCACGGATCGGCAGGCTGGACCAGTCCAGCCCTGCGCGGATGTTCGGTGGCGGCGCACTGCTGGGGGCGGTCTGGTCGCCGTGCATCGGCCCGACCCTGGGCGGTGCGATTGCCCTGGCGGCACGCGGCGAGACTCTGGCGTCGGCCGCGGGTGTCATGGTCGCCTTTGCCTTGGGGGTGTCGACGGTGCTGCTGGCGCTGGCCTATGGCGCGCAGGCCGGGATCGCCCGGCACCGCACGACCATGATGGCACTGGCCGCGCGGTCCAGGCCGGTCATGGGCGGAGCGTTCCTGCTGATTGGCGCTTCAGTCTGGTTCCGGCTGCATGTCGCGCTTGAAGAATGGGCACTCGACAGGCTGCCACACTGGTTTTCCGATCTATCAATCATGTTCTAGGAAAGGGACTGACATGCTGACACGACGTTTCCTGCTGGCCACCGGCCTTGCGCTGGCCGTCATCCCCTCGGCAGGTTTTGCCAGGATCCGCGCCTATACGCCTGGACTGGCAGAACAGGCCATGCGCGAGGGGAAGCGGATCGTGCTGATCTTTGGTGCGGACTGGTGTTCGACCTGTCGCAGACAGGAACGGATCATCAACGATCTGCGCGCAGCTGTGCCCCGCTATGATGCCGAACTGACGCTGATCCGCGTCGATTGGGATGCCCATGGCACGGGCGATCTGTCGCGCGCCTTGGCGGTTCCGCGCCGGTCGACGCTGATCGCCTTCCATGGCGAGACGGAACTGGCGCGGATCGTTGCGGGCACGCGCGAGGCAGACATCAAGGCGCTGATGGATCGCGCCCTGAGGGGTTGAGGATGGCGGAAACCCTCACCCCCTGCGCCTGCGCCAGTTCACAGATGCAGGGGGAATTGCAGGGTATGTGGTTTGCTGCGGGCGGCCAGTTCAAGGCTTTGCCTTGCCGCTGTCCAACTGCAGCAGGAAGTCCAGCGACAGCCGACCCGGACCTTGAGCAAGTGTCACCAGCAGGGCCACAGCCCAAAGCCCATGCGTGACCCAGGCGTCCGGAAAGACAAGCATCTGGATGACAGCCGTCATGATCAGCAACCCAAGCGCCGAGAACCGGGCGAACAGTCCCAGTATCAGCAGCACCGGCAAGACATGCTCCGCCACGGTGGCAAGAACCGCGGCGGACGCAGGCGGGATGAGGGGCAGCGCATAGACATGCTCGAACAGGGCATGGGTCGAGTCCTTGATCGCAAAGCCGTCGACCTTGGTGCGGGCGGATTGCCAGAACACCATGGCGGGAAACACCCGCGCCGCCAGCGTCACCAGATCCTGCGGGATAAAGCCTGCCAGCCCGTTTGCGTGGCGGATCATGTCGCGACCGCGGACAGCGATGTTTCGAGGAGGTCTTGCGGCGGTGGGATGGGTCATTCGGGCGCTCCTGTTTCTGTGCCGGTGATCAGCCCATGGCGCAGCAAGAGGAACAGGGCTGTGGTCGGGTCGGCCTTGCCTGCGGCTTGGCCGAGTGTTTGCCCGCCGCGCAGGGCCGAAAGCACCGCGAATGTGTCCGGATCGATCGGTTCAATGATCACGGTGAAATCCGGCTGGCGCGCAATCAACGCGTGATCGGGGCCCGGCGCGAGCGGCTTTCGGGTGACGCCCGGCTGATGGGACTGCCAGATCTGCACGGCGGGCGTGCACGCGAAGAACAAGGCAACCGACGGGTGCAGAACCAGCCGCAGCGAGTCAGGATCGGGCACGTTCAGGGTGTCCGGTGCAACCGGGGTGGCATCCGCCGCGTGACAGGCCCGACCACGGGCGTATTCCAGCCGGGCGACATCGCCCAGAAAGGGCAGGTGTGCGACAGGCGGGAACCGGTCCAGAAACGCCGCAAAAGTTTCACCCCATCGCAGCAGGACCGGGTCCGCTGGTGGCGATCGTGCAATGAAGACACGGGCCATGGCGGTAAAGAACTCATCACCGACAAGGTGTTCGATCACGGGAAAGCGTGCCGCCAGGGCGCGCGTCAGGCCATGCTGGACATTGTTGCGATAGACCTTGAAACGCTGCGCGACCTCATCGCGGTCTGGCGCCGTCAAGCCGGCAGGTGCCTCTGGCCGCCATAGCGCAGCATGAAAGTCGTGCTGCCTAGTTGCATGTTTTCGTTCAGGCAGCACGAGCAGGGCCCGCCTTCGCACGCTCCAGAACCGCTTTCGCGCGCGCGGCCTCGCTCAGAAGAACAGGGAAATCGGGGACATCGGTATCCCATTCGATCAGGGTGGGCAGAGGGCCGGCCTGTTCCACCACCTCCGCATAAAGTGCCCAGACCGGATCGGCGACCGGCGCGCCGTGACTGTCGATCAACAGCGGGCCAGAGGGCAACTCCTCGGCATCGTGCCCGGCAAGATGGATTTCGCCGACAGCAGCCAGCGGAAAAGCGGCCAGATAGGCGCGCGGGTCAAATCGGTGATTGGTGGCCGACACGAACACATTGTTGATGTCCAAAAGCAGCCCGCAACCTGTGCGGCGGACCAGCTCGGCCAGAAAATCCGTCTCGGACCATGTTGAACTCTCGAAAGTGACATAGGTGGCGGGGTTTTCCAGAAGCATCCGGCAACCCAGCCTGTCCTGCACCTGATTGACATGCGCGCAGGTCGTGTCGAGCGTCTCTTGCGTATAGGGCAGCGGCAGCAGGTCGTTGAGCCACGCGGCGCCATGACTGGACCAGGCGAGGTGCTCGGAAAAACTTGCAGGCTGATATCGTTCGATCAGCTTGCGCACCCGTTCAAGATGGTCCTGGTTCAGCCCGTCCGCGCCTCCGATGGACAGCCCGACCCCATGGATCGACAGCGCATGATCTGCACGAAGTGCGGCCAGCATCGCGTGGGGCGCGCCGCCATCGCCCATGTAATTCTCGGCATGGACTTCGAAAAAACCCACTGCGCCGGGATCCGACATGATGTCGCGAAAATGTTCTGGCTTGAAGCCAAGCCCGGTCGTGCGGGGAAGCGGGCGCATGATGTTCTCCTTCAAGGAAAAAGGGGCGGGATCCTGCCCCGCCCCGGCAGGCAATCAGGCGGGCGGCAGGTCGCGGTCCAGTTTTTCCAGCGATCCCGTGCGGGCCGTGCCGTCGGCCATGGCGGGCAATTCGATGTCTGCGCAGGTGCCGGCGGCGACCAGTGTCCAGGCATTGCCCTGATAATCCACGGTCGAGGTGCCCGAGCAGGTCGTGCCGGGGCCTGCGGCACAATCATTCGCGCCCGCCAGTGAGATGCCGAAGCATTTGTCCATGGCCGCGGTTTGCGCCTGGGCATGTCCTGCAGAAAGCGCCAGCGCCGCGGCCAGCGACGCGGCGAGCGGAAGCGCGTGGGTTTTGTGTGTCATGAATCTCAACTCCTGTCGGCGGGTGCATCAGTGCAGTCCCACAAGCCGTTACGCGAACGGCCGCGCCGTCATTACACCTGTCACGCGGACGTGATCGAACGCTGGGAGGGTAATCATTTCTGGAAGACCCGGACGCCTTGCTATGTAACAAGCACAGGGCGCAAGCCGAAAAGAGGACATCGCAGAGTGGCAGAGCCTGACGCCCTGGAGGACCTCATGCGCGCGGCAAATCGCGGAGACACGGTCGCGTATCGCCGGTTGCTGACGACGATTGCACCTGTTCTGCGCAAGGTGGTGCGTGCCCGCGGCGCGGCGCTGGGACCAGAGGGGTGCGAGGACGTATTGCAGGACGTGCTGCTGGCGATCCACAGCAAGAGACACACATGGCAGGAAGACGCGCCTCTGCGCCCGTGGCTTTATGCCATCGCACGACACAAGGTTGTCGATGCGTTCCGGGCGCGTGGAAGGCATGTTGAACTGTCGATCGACGATTTTGCCGAGGGTCTTCCCGCGGTTGAAGGCCCTGATCCGATGGACGGGCGCGACATGGACAAGGTTCTGAGCAAGCTGGAGCCGCGCGCGGCAGAGATTGTGCGGGCCTTCGGTCTGAACGGGGAAACGACCGCCGAAACCGCGGCACGCCTGGATATGTCCGAAGGGGCCGTCCGAGTCGCCCTGCACCGGGCCCTGAAATCCATTGCCCGGCTGCGCGAAAGGATGATCGAATGAAAACCGACGAGCTGATCATGGCTCTGGCGGCCGACACACTGCCGCAAAAGTCGGTCCTCCAGCGCCTTGCCCGTGCGCTGCCGATTGCCATGGGAATATCCGTGGCCGCGTTCGCGCTTTTCTGGGGGCCGAGATCCGACATCTGGGCCGCGCTGGGGTCAGCGGCAGTTCTGAAGACCGTTCTGCCGCTGGGGCTTGTGGCCCTGTCGGGGGCGCTTGCGGTCGCGTTGGCCCGTCCGGGGGCGCGGCATGGATACCGCAGTGCTGCCCTTGGCCTGTTGGTCGTGCTGGTTGTCGCGGCCTTCTTCACCGCCCTCGCGCAAGCGGGGTTGGGTGGGCTGGTCGCCGCGCTTTCAACGCCCTTGCTTGTGACCTGTCTGCTCTCGATCCCCGTTCTTGCCCTCCCCTTTCTTGCTGCCGTGTTCTGGGGGTTGTCAGCGGGGGCGGCGCTGCACCCAAGGCTGACCGGCGCGGCGGGTGGATTGATGGCGGGCGGGTTGGCGGCATCGGTTTATTCGATCTACTGCGACAAGGACATGGTTCTGTTCGTGCTGCCTGCCTATTCCGCCGCGATCATGTCCATCTCGCTCCTCGGTGCCATCCTTGGCCCGCGCCTGCTGAAATGGTAGCAGTGTTGCCAGCGACGACACGAAAGCGCCACCGCAAGGCGCAAACTGCCCGAGGCTGAGCTGAATCGCCACAGGCCCCGGGAGGGAGGCGGCAAAGCGCGGGCCACGCCCTCTGCGGCAAGGGCGCGGGCCAGTTGCCTTGCATCACCCGCATACAGCACCGCGATGTCCCGGGCGGCCACGCCCGTCTCGATCAGGGCCCGCGCGCGCGCCGCCGCGAAATCGGCGCCGTCGATCTTGCAGGTTTCGATCAGCGAAGCGATGCGGCCCCGGGTGATGCCGCCTTCGTCGTGGCCGGCCGGCGAAAAGCCTGCACTCGGCCATTCCCGGTCAGGGCCGAAGCGAGCAGCGGGGCCGACAAACGGATAGTTCGAAGTGCGGTCACGGATCAATGTCACATCGGTGGCAGATCGTCTGATTGACGCGCCTCGCGGTCCACCCTGGCCAGCCAGGCGCGGACCGTTGCGAGGGACAAGGGCTCATCGAGAAACGGAATGTGGCCGCGCCCCGGCACGTCGGCCCGGATCATGTCGGGGCGGCGGCGCTGCATTTCGTCGGCGGTGGCCTTGCCGAGCACATCGGAGTTTTCGCCGCGTATCAGCGCCAGCGGCAGGCCGGCGCAGGCATCGAACAGCGCCCACAGGTCGGTGGGCGGCGCCGCCATTGCCGCCTGAAGCGCCTGCCGCAGCGCGGGGTCATAGGGAAAGGCCAGCCCCGCGTCGGTCTGGATGTAGTGGCGCACCGTTTCCTCGGCCCAGCGTTCGGGGGGCACATCGGCAAAGCCCGGCATGGTCATCGGCATCCGGTCGGCCACTTCCTCCAGCGTCGCGAGGGTCGGCGCCATGCCGACATATTCCCCGATCCGCTGCAGGCCGGGGCGTTCCAGCACCGGACCGACATCGTTCAGCAGCAGCCCCGCCACCCGCGGCCGGGCCGTGGCGGCCAGAACCATGCCCAGCAGCCCGCCCCGCGACGAGCCGATGATCGCGGCCTTGTCTAGCCCGAGGTGGTCCAGCAGGGCGACCACGTCGCGGCTTTCCTGCGGCACCGTGTAGGAAGCAGCGCCGGTCCAGGCCGAATCTCCCCTGCCGCGCGCATCGAGCCGGATCAGGCGGCAGCCCTGTAGGTGGCGGGCCAGGTAGTCGAAGTCGCGTCCGTCCCGGGTCAGGCCGGCGAGCGCGATCAGCGGCAGGCCCGCGCCCTCGTCGCGGTATGCCAGCCGCGCCCCGTCTTCGGCGTGAAAGAACTCATGTGACATGCACGGCCCGCCCATCCCCGCTCCGGCCTCCCGCCGGAACCATCAGCCCGCCGACCCTGACGCCAGCACTTCAGACGGCAATCAAGGCCCCGCGACCCGAGCTCCGCGCAGGCTATCCCGCATTTCCCGCGACACGCAACACCGGACGCGATTGCGCACATCCCGGCGCGGGGCGCCTTATCAGGCAAGGGTCATTTCCGGCACATCGTCCGGCACGATCAGCCGCGCCCCCGTGGCGGCCAGCACTTCGGCGACCGACACGCCGGGGGCGCGTTCCAGCAGGACCAGCCCCGCCCCGGTCGGCCGGA is part of the Paracoccaceae bacterium Fryx2 genome and harbors:
- the istB gene encoding IS21-like element helper ATPase IstB encodes the protein MTSREIDIHTLPGMLTALRLPSFHKLWADIATRADTEGWPAARFLAVLAEYELAERDMRRIQRHMNEAQLPAGKTLATFDFKALPTLPRARIEALAAGDWLEGGGNLIAIGNSGTGKTHILCAIGHALIERGHRVFYTRTSDLVQRLQAARRDLVLEAALAKLDKFDLIILDDITYAHKDQAETGVLFELIARRYEYRSIAIAANQPFSGWDQIFPDKAMTVAAIDRLVHHAAILEMNAESFRQRAAASNKEALSRPPTTTIADNKDKGEG
- a CDS encoding EAL domain-containing protein, whose amino-acid sequence is MKTNTESFSTRIIATILITTAAVTLAVALLALQATREVDADAIERQKTFVARGLKTELDRIPGEQQASTIWDEAVRRVRADDQDWMDGNIGIWMHDFYGHDLTYVLAPDGRPIHGASAGRRMAPEVAAQMAQPLADLARQTRMQMASAQRNAEDPGEAVLGLSTTAVLSLGKQAVLASVTPIVPDTPAVTQTAGSEYLHVAVQYVDDALAARIGESFSLDDAAVITSEPGAALASYPVADAAGNPVAMFAWTPDRPGLRLAREMAPVLTFFGLFCLFVLVSLIVRLRKSSRHLQESEAEARYLANHDSLAGLPNRMHFEDRLEQALEAEQVGGPTVTLLSVDLDHFKMVNDTMGHAAGDELIRQVSTRMLAHVREADTVARLGGDEFGIVLVGMGGGEALLSFCAGLVHILSLPYQLEAGQAHVSASIGVAAGKEVRGGIEAVQRSADAALYRAKADGRGRYCIFTEQMDDVLRRRHDIERNLRAALLSGDQLDVAFQPIFNVDGTLFGAEALARWPGAPGGPLSPDLFIAVAEDCGLIQQLGLWVLKEACAFASTSGLPRVSVNVSSVQLRSADFAAEVLQVLSEAGLPAARLELELTERSALDSGATTHRNLKELKVAGVSVALDDFATGKSLLQYVRDFDIDVIKIDHSFVSRLGSVDGTDQVVRALVDLGHAMGLQIVAEGVETEQQRELLIAMGCHIFQGYLLGRPMSRTAFTAFRPTGGIPRLTA
- a CDS encoding cytochrome c biogenesis CcdA family protein produces the protein MDFVFGYAAGLLTLINPCVLPVLPIVLASALQADRRGPIYLCAGMSCSFVVLGMGLAQIGPALGVFPETVERVAALAMMGFGLVLLMPVLNARFATATAGLANSADARIGRLDQSSPARMFGGGALLGAVWSPCIGPTLGGAIALAARGETLASAAGVMVAFALGVSTVLLALAYGAQAGIARHRTTMMALAARSRPVMGGAFLLIGASVWFRLHVALEEWALDRLPHWFSDLSIMF
- a CDS encoding thioredoxin family protein, with the translated sequence MLTRRFLLATGLALAVIPSAGFARIRAYTPGLAEQAMREGKRIVLIFGADWCSTCRRQERIINDLRAAVPRYDAELTLIRVDWDAHGTGDLSRALAVPRRSTLIAFHGETELARIVAGTREADIKALMDRALRG
- a CDS encoding DoxX family protein, which gives rise to MTHPTAARPPRNIAVRGRDMIRHANGLAGFIPQDLVTLAARVFPAMVFWQSARTKVDGFAIKDSTHALFEHVYALPLIPPASAAVLATVAEHVLPVLLILGLFARFSALGLLIMTAVIQMLVFPDAWVTHGLWAVALLVTLAQGPGRLSLDFLLQLDSGKAKP
- a CDS encoding DNA-binding domain-containing protein, producing MRRRALLVLPERKHATRQHDFHAALWRPEAPAGLTAPDRDEVAQRFKVYRNNVQHGLTRALAARFPVIEHLVGDEFFTAMARVFIARSPPADPVLLRWGETFAAFLDRFPPVAHLPFLGDVARLEYARGRACHAADATPVAPDTLNVPDPDSLRLVLHPSVALFFACTPAVQIWQSHQPGVTRKPLAPGPDHALIARQPDFTVIIEPIDPDTFAVLSALRGGQTLGQAAGKADPTTALFLLLRHGLITGTETGAPE
- a CDS encoding DUF692 domain-containing protein; this encodes MRPLPRTTGLGFKPEHFRDIMSDPGAVGFFEVHAENYMGDGGAPHAMLAALRADHALSIHGVGLSIGGADGLNQDHLERVRKLIERYQPASFSEHLAWSSHGAAWLNDLLPLPYTQETLDTTCAHVNQVQDRLGCRMLLENPATYVTFESSTWSETDFLAELVRRTGCGLLLDINNVFVSATNHRFDPRAYLAAFPLAAVGEIHLAGHDAEELPSGPLLIDSHGAPVADPVWALYAEVVEQAGPLPTLIEWDTDVPDFPVLLSEAARAKAVLERAKAGPARAA
- a CDS encoding DUF2282 domain-containing protein, with product MTHKTHALPLAASLAAALALSAGHAQAQTAAMDKCFGISLAGANDCAAGPGTTCSGTSTVDYQGNAWTLVAAGTCADIELPAMADGTARTGSLEKLDRDLPPA
- a CDS encoding sigma-70 family RNA polymerase sigma factor, yielding MAEPDALEDLMRAANRGDTVAYRRLLTTIAPVLRKVVRARGAALGPEGCEDVLQDVLLAIHSKRHTWQEDAPLRPWLYAIARHKVVDAFRARGRHVELSIDDFAEGLPAVEGPDPMDGRDMDKVLSKLEPRAAEIVRAFGLNGETTAETAARLDMSEGAVRVALHRALKSIARLRERMIE
- a CDS encoding NrsF family protein, translated to MKTDELIMALAADTLPQKSVLQRLARALPIAMGISVAAFALFWGPRSDIWAALGSAAVLKTVLPLGLVALSGALAVALARPGARHGYRSAALGLLVVLVVAAFFTALAQAGLGGLVAALSTPLLVTCLLSIPVLALPFLAAVFWGLSAGAALHPRLTGAAGGLMAGGLAASVYSIYCDKDMVLFVLPAYSAAIMSISLLGAILGPRLLKW
- a CDS encoding alpha/beta hydrolase, with amino-acid sequence MSHEFFHAEDGARLAYRDEGAGLPLIALAGLTRDGRDFDYLARHLQGCRLIRLDARGRGDSAWTGAASYTVPQESRDVVALLDHLGLDKAAIIGSSRGGLLGMVLAATARPRVAGLLLNDVGPVLERPGLQRIGEYVGMAPTLATLEEVADRMPMTMPGFADVPPERWAEETVRHYIQTDAGLAFPYDPALRQALQAAMAAPPTDLWALFDACAGLPLALIRGENSDVLGKATADEMQRRRPDMIRADVPGRGHIPFLDEPLSLATVRAWLARVDREARQSDDLPPM